A stretch of the Deinococcus sp. YIM 134068 genome encodes the following:
- a CDS encoding EVE domain-containing protein, which yields MRHWLLKSEPDVLGYADLVRVGREPWNGVRNYQARNFLRELRVGDLCLFHHSRARPTGVAGVARVVREAYPDDLQFDPASAYFDPTSPPDNPRWSMVDVAPVLALPAVVTLETLRTLPEWQDSPLIRKGNRLSVLPVTPEQFRAVLAVVGLSVDDLPPA from the coding sequence GTGCGCCACTGGCTCCTCAAGTCCGAACCGGATGTTCTCGGGTACGCCGACCTCGTGCGGGTGGGGCGCGAGCCGTGGAACGGCGTGCGGAACTACCAGGCGCGCAACTTCCTGCGTGAGCTGCGGGTGGGCGACCTCTGCCTCTTCCACCACTCCAGGGCGAGGCCGACCGGGGTGGCGGGCGTGGCGCGTGTGGTCCGCGAGGCGTACCCGGACGACCTGCAATTCGACCCGGCGAGCGCGTACTTCGATCCCACCTCCCCGCCCGACAACCCGCGCTGGAGCATGGTGGACGTGGCCCCTGTGCTCGCCCTGCCAGCGGTGGTGACGCTCGAAACCCTCCGCACGCTCCCCGAGTGGCAGGACTCGCCGCTGATCCGCAAGGGCAACCGCCTGAGCGTCCTGCCCGTCACGCCGGAGCAGTTTCGGGCCGTGCTGGCGGTGGTGGGGCTGAGCGTGGACGACCTGCCCCCGGCGTGA
- a CDS encoding endonuclease VII domain-containing protein has translation MTYEFPLDRGPYSKDGLYSYYKPCKVNYNKNRRTKVGNTSERDGHRRRKYGLTPEQFHSMWETQNGRCLTCDRAMSKKNAGHAIDHCHSSGKVRGILCCQCNVALGMAQESPEILQG, from the coding sequence ATGACCTATGAGTTTCCACTTGATCGTGGACCCTACTCAAAAGATGGCCTATATTCCTACTATAAGCCCTGCAAGGTGAATTATAACAAGAACCGTCGGACTAAGGTTGGAAACACTTCAGAACGAGACGGGCACAGGCGTAGAAAATACGGCCTTACTCCCGAGCAGTTCCACTCTATGTGGGAGACGCAGAACGGTCGGTGTTTGACCTGTGACAGAGCTATGAGTAAAAAGAATGCAGGCCACGCAATAGACCACTGCCACTCAAGCGGTAAGGTTAGAGGAATTTTGTGCTGCCAGTGTAACGTAGCTCTGGGCATGGCCCAGGAAAGTCCTGAAATCCTACAAGGCTAG
- a CDS encoding aldose 1-epimerase, with protein sequence MSHRVETISNEVLTLEVLPDLGASVLGLRAASGRPVMRAVDPATVETSSQAASFTLLPYSNRLRDARFTFGGREIRLRVTTRDGLTQHGDVRNRPWHVTRVSDAHLRCEFDSRTFPDINWPWAFTAVVEYRLHGPHFDTTVVLTNADTAEMPAGLGLHPYFTRRQDGEDPRLTFDAALTYDTDERSLPTQEARPVHPEEDYRAGSVVGSRTVDRVYTAWDGIARLDWEDRSLILTADPVYSHLVVFTAPDGSLALEPVSHATDAFNLAARGVGGVDMRTLAPGQSLAGTARVTLEGNW encoded by the coding sequence GTGAGTCACCGCGTCGAGACCATCTCCAACGAGGTGCTGACGCTGGAGGTCCTGCCCGACCTCGGCGCGAGCGTGCTCGGCCTGCGCGCCGCCTCGGGCCGCCCGGTCATGCGCGCGGTGGACCCAGCGACCGTGGAGACGAGCAGCCAGGCCGCCAGCTTCACGCTGCTCCCCTACTCCAACCGCCTCCGCGACGCGCGCTTCACCTTCGGGGGGCGGGAGATTCGGCTCCGCGTCACGACGAGGGACGGGCTGACCCAGCATGGGGACGTGAGGAACCGCCCGTGGCACGTCACGCGCGTCTCGGACGCCCACCTGCGCTGCGAGTTCGACAGCCGCACGTTCCCCGACATCAACTGGCCGTGGGCCTTCACCGCCGTGGTGGAGTACCGCCTGCACGGGCCGCATTTCGACACAACGGTGGTCCTCACGAACGCGGACACCGCCGAGATGCCCGCCGGGCTGGGGCTGCACCCCTACTTCACCCGCCGTCAGGACGGGGAGGACCCCCGCCTTACCTTCGACGCCGCACTGACCTACGACACCGACGAGCGGAGCCTGCCCACGCAGGAGGCGCGGCCCGTCCACCCGGAGGAGGACTACCGCGCCGGAAGCGTCGTCGGCAGCCGGACCGTGGACCGGGTGTATACCGCGTGGGACGGGATTGCCCGGCTCGACTGGGAGGACCGCTCGCTGATCCTTACCGCCGACCCTGTGTACTCGCACCTCGTCGTGTTCACGGCACCGGACGGCAGCCTCGCCCTCGAACCCGTCTCTCACGCGACCGACGCCTTCAACCTCGCCGCGCGGGGGGTCGGTGGGGTGGATATGCGGACGCTCGCGCCGGGGCAGAGCCTCGCGGGCACGGCGCGGGTCACGCTGGAGGGGAACTGGTAG
- the thyX gene encoding FAD-dependent thymidylate synthase yields the protein MSVPTSTPATLYPLGDGIGSVSLVQHVGDDKMITNAARVSFGGDNRAPLNARDEKLIRYLLTHHHGSPFEHNLMTFKVVCPIFVDRQAVRHRVGVSKNEVSARYVEVQERNFTPPAFRKQAPSNRQASVEDDGTLDQAAASRIWAEAWRNAFAAYQELLRLGVTREQARGVLPLSLYTESYYTFNVRSLLHFLELRDHEGAQYETRLYARAMGELAEPLFPVTFREWMSLKKSDQDDK from the coding sequence ATGAGCGTCCCCACCTCCACCCCCGCGACCCTCTACCCCCTCGGCGACGGCATCGGCAGCGTCAGCCTCGTGCAGCATGTGGGCGACGATAAGATGATTACGAATGCGGCACGGGTTAGTTTCGGTGGAGACAATCGGGCACCGCTCAACGCAAGGGATGAAAAGCTCATCCGCTATCTGCTGACACACCACCACGGCAGCCCTTTCGAACATAATCTGATGACGTTCAAAGTGGTGTGCCCAATCTTTGTAGATAGACAGGCCGTACGTCACCGAGTTGGAGTTTCAAAGAATGAAGTTTCTGCAAGATATGTAGAGGTGCAGGAACGCAACTTCACACCGCCCGCTTTCCGTAAGCAGGCCCCGAGCAACCGTCAGGCGTCGGTGGAGGATGACGGCACGCTCGATCAGGCAGCGGCGTCTCGTATTTGGGCGGAGGCGTGGAGAAATGCCTTCGCCGCCTATCAGGAGTTGCTGCGCCTCGGCGTGACGCGGGAGCAGGCGCGTGGCGTGCTGCCGCTGTCGCTCTACACAGAGTCGTATTACACATTCAATGTGCGCTCGCTGCTGCACTTCCTCGAACTGCGGGACCACGAGGGCGCTCAGTACGAAACTCGCCTCTACGCCCGCGCAATGGGCGAACTTGCCGAGCCGCTGTTCCCGGTGACGTTTCGCGAGTGGATGTCGTTGAAAAAGAGCGACCAGGACGATAAATAG
- a CDS encoding 2'-5' RNA ligase family protein, whose product MSATRPRRGGGSPSFLLGLLPPPEFTARVEAFRDALSVRESVPHVTVKARSGLTPDLAWAEVVRAAVADYPPVTLSIGGARMFPNGSAVYLAVRSPEAVALHLRLLAALRPSHRFGYEGPHMTPHLTLVLGRRGADLPAVLEEAQATFADLETPPLTFTAREIWLMRKPGPGGLYVPVEAWPLA is encoded by the coding sequence ATGTCTGCAACGCGTCCCCGCCGTGGGGGTGGTTCCCCCTCCTTCCTGCTGGGTCTGTTGCCCCCGCCAGAGTTCACCGCGCGGGTGGAGGCATTCCGCGACGCGCTCAGCGTGCGCGAGAGCGTTCCCCACGTGACCGTCAAGGCACGCAGCGGCCTGACCCCGGACCTCGCCTGGGCAGAAGTGGTACGGGCGGCGGTGGCGGATTACCCGCCCGTCACGCTGAGCATCGGCGGGGCGCGGATGTTCCCGAACGGCAGCGCCGTCTACCTCGCGGTGCGGTCGCCGGAGGCCGTGGCCCTTCACCTCCGGCTGCTCGCCGCCCTGCGCCCCTCCCACCGCTTCGGCTACGAGGGACCGCACATGACGCCCCACCTGACCCTCGTGCTGGGACGGCGTGGGGCGGACCTGCCCGCAGTATTAGAGGAGGCTCAGGCCACGTTTGCCGATTTGGAGACGCCTCCCCTCACCTTCACGGCGCGGGAGATATGGCTGATGCGGAAGCCCGGTCCCGGCGGTCTTTACGTGCCCGTGGAGGCGTGGCCGCTCGCCTGA
- the rlmB gene encoding 23S rRNA (guanosine(2251)-2'-O)-methyltransferase RlmB translates to MLLYGRNPVLEALRDGRVTEVLVARGVEEAFVQGLQAFDVRVRFAPRIELDQLAGTTQHQGVLAEVEDLAWATVDDILDRAEARGEDLLIVLLDGITDPRNFGAIIRSAEVLGAHGVVVEERRSAPLSPVVAKTAAGATNYLPVAQTKNLPRLIDGLKQDGVWVYGAAGEAAQDVSLTDLRGKVALVIGAEGEGMRRLVREKCDALVSIPTRGKVQSLNASVAAGILLYEAARARKGAG, encoded by the coding sequence ATGTTGCTCTACGGGCGGAATCCGGTGCTGGAGGCCCTGCGCGACGGGCGGGTGACGGAGGTGCTCGTGGCGCGCGGGGTCGAGGAGGCGTTCGTGCAGGGCCTCCAGGCTTTCGACGTGCGCGTGCGCTTTGCCCCCCGGATCGAACTCGACCAGCTCGCGGGCACGACCCAGCATCAGGGCGTGCTGGCGGAGGTCGAGGACCTCGCGTGGGCCACGGTGGACGACATCCTCGACCGGGCGGAGGCGCGCGGCGAGGACCTCCTGATCGTGCTGCTCGACGGCATCACCGATCCCCGGAACTTCGGGGCGATCATCCGTTCGGCGGAGGTGCTGGGTGCCCACGGGGTCGTCGTGGAGGAACGCCGCAGCGCCCCCCTCAGCCCGGTCGTCGCCAAGACGGCGGCGGGCGCGACGAACTACCTCCCCGTCGCCCAGACGAAGAACCTGCCCCGCCTCATCGACGGGCTGAAGCAGGACGGCGTGTGGGTCTACGGCGCGGCAGGCGAGGCCGCCCAGGATGTATCGCTCACCGACCTGCGCGGCAAGGTCGCCCTCGTGATCGGCGCGGAGGGCGAGGGGATGCGCCGCCTCGTGCGCGAGAAGTGCGACGCCCTCGTGAGCATCCCCACGCGCGGGAAGGTGCAGAGCCTCAACGCCTCCGTCGCGGCGGGCATCCTGCTGTATGAGGCGGCGCGGGCGAGGAAGGGGGCCGGGTGA
- a CDS encoding S1C family serine protease: protein MRPLPWLPVLLLLALAAYFLPERLSVFPPLGGEPSPPAVSRTLPSALPEDTRELFERSRPAVVQVGSLDPGTREAGLGTGFFISETGQVLTAYHVVANGRLFQIRTVSGRTLRARLTAYDAGADVALLQVQGRGPFPVLKLATRPPRVGETVLAIGNSGGDFLQPRRGRLLRLGAEAGRADFPQGTLEMTAPLAPGDSGGPIIDGNGQAIGVVSYVRVDESGQTRASYAVPVTEGNDLIAALRAGEQRDVPVVGLIFDVQHSGAPGLPGAVIQRVARGSPAAAAGLRGSELDGNGNLAGLGDIITTVDGQRTRNADEVITAIRRADVGDTVTLGFIRDGEEQETSITLVAKRSVPDLRE, encoded by the coding sequence GTGCGCCCCCTGCCCTGGCTTCCCGTGCTGCTGCTGCTCGCGCTGGCGGCCTACTTCCTGCCGGAACGCCTGAGCGTGTTTCCGCCTCTTGGTGGGGAACCGTCACCCCCCGCCGTCTCCCGGACCCTGCCGAGCGCCCTGCCGGAGGACACCCGCGAGCTGTTCGAGCGGTCGCGCCCGGCGGTGGTGCAGGTGGGCAGCCTCGACCCCGGCACGCGCGAGGCGGGGCTGGGCACGGGCTTTTTCATCTCGGAGACGGGGCAGGTCCTCACCGCCTATCACGTGGTGGCGAACGGGCGGCTCTTCCAGATTCGCACGGTCTCGGGCCGGACCCTGCGCGCCCGCCTGACGGCCTACGATGCGGGCGCGGATGTGGCGCTGCTTCAGGTGCAGGGACGCGGCCCCTTCCCGGTCCTCAAGCTCGCCACCCGTCCGCCTCGCGTGGGCGAGACGGTCCTCGCCATCGGCAACAGCGGCGGCGACTTCCTGCAACCGCGCCGGGGACGGCTGCTGCGGCTGGGGGCGGAGGCGGGGCGGGCGGACTTCCCGCAGGGCACGCTGGAGATGACGGCCCCCCTCGCGCCCGGCGACAGCGGCGGCCCGATCATCGACGGCAACGGGCAGGCCATCGGTGTCGTGAGCTATGTGCGCGTGGACGAGAGCGGCCAGACCCGTGCGAGCTACGCCGTGCCCGTCACCGAGGGCAACGACCTCATCGCCGCGCTGCGGGCGGGCGAGCAGCGGGACGTGCCCGTGGTGGGGCTGATCTTCGACGTGCAGCACAGCGGTGCCCCCGGTCTCCCCGGTGCGGTCATTCAGCGGGTGGCGAGGGGCAGCCCTGCCGCCGCCGCCGGGTTGCGCGGCTCGGAACTCGACGGTAACGGCAACCTCGCTGGATTGGGCGACATCATCACGACCGTGGACGGCCAGCGCACCCGCAATGCCGACGAGGTGATCACCGCCATTCGCCGCGCCGACGTGGGCGACACCGTGACGCTGGGCTTCATCCGCGACGGCGAGGAGCAGGAGACGAGCATCACCCTCGTCGCCAAGCGCAGCGTGCCCGACCTGCGGGAGTGA